The following proteins come from a genomic window of Diprion similis isolate iyDipSimi1 chromosome 8, iyDipSimi1.1, whole genome shotgun sequence:
- the LOC124409881 gene encoding zinc finger protein 180-like isoform X1, with translation MIVDGFPLFVLRCPKPEGRARYSISEKTYNMFSPVQIKQEYTGVEDANQSSNTGIPGNSDYPVFTNQDVDYMCRQQLQFWGQAQLHQNPIPIDLPSKGDSLARQDLSQMGQSMPQLAVSSYLQQHNMPFQVSPHPQEATNETQTTQQNQSNITQQAQQSQLSQISQQQPSINQSLLGIPSTSPVKHNGPGRPPKTSGGAGSLKKLKCQCEVCFKEFGHKSNLFIHMRTHNGERPYKCSQCEKCFTHSGNLAIHMRTHSGERPYACQICGKMFSHSGNLSTHLRTHSGVKPYKCSYCAKEFRHSGNLSIHERIHSGIKPFQCKVCGKQFYHSGNLTTHMKKHPGILNANSEQCENSSDIIVSSVRIMNNSNSVKSECNDEASLDDPSVLRSPPS, from the exons ATGTTTAGTCCGGTGCAAATAAAGCAGGAATATACAGGAGTGGAGGACGCCAATCAGAGTAGTAATACTGGTATCCCAGGTAATTCTGATTATCCAGTATTTACCAATCAGGATGTGGATTACATGTGTCGTCAGCAATTGCAATTTTGGGGACAAGCCCAATTGCATCAAAATCCAATACCTATAGATTTACCATCAAAGGGTGACTCATTGGCTCGTCAAGATCTATCTCAGATGGGT caATCTATGCCTCAGTTGGCAGTATCTAGCTACCTTCAACAGCACAACATGCCGTTTCAAGTATCACCGCATCCTCAAGAAGCTACTAATGAAACTCAAACAACTCAACAAAATCAATCAAACATTACTCAACAAGCTCAACAGAGTCAACTTTCTCAAATTAGTCAACAGCAGCCAAGTATAAATCAATCGCTGCTGGGAATTCCTTCCACTTCGCCAGTCAAACATAATGGTCCTGGACGGCCACCCAAGACATCAGGAGGAGCtggaagtttgaaaaagttgaaatgtcAATGCGAAGTTTGTTTCAAGGAGTTTGGCCACAAGAGCAATTTGTTCATTCACATGAGGACTCATAATGGCGAAAGGCCATACAAATGCTCTCAATGTGAAAAATGCTTTACTCACAGCGGTAATCTGGCTATTCACATGAGAACACACTCAGGCGAAAGACCATACGCGTGTCAAATATGCGGAAAAATGTTTAGCCATAGCGGTAATCTCTCAACGCACTTACGCACTCATTCCGGAGTTAAACCATACAAGTGCAGCTACTGTGCGAAAGAATTTAGACACAGTGGGAATCTTTCTATACACGAAAGGATACATTCAGGAATAAAACCGTTTCAATGCAAAGTTTGTGGCAAGCAGTTTTATCACAGCGGAAACTTGACCACCCACATGAAGAAACATCCTGGAATATTGAATGCAAACTCCGAACAGTGCGAGAATAGTAGTGATATAATAGTGAGTTCTGTTCGCATCATGAATAACAGCAACTCGGTCAAAAGTGAGTGTAACGATGAAGCTTCGTTGGATGATCCGTCTGTTTTGAGGTCCCCTCCGAGTTAA
- the LOC124409881 gene encoding zinc finger protein 180-like isoform X2, which yields MFSPVQIKQEYTGVEDANQSSNTGIPGNSDYPVFTNQDVDYMCRQQLQFWGQAQLHQNPIPIDLPSKGDSLARQDLSQMGQSMPQLAVSSYLQQHNMPFQVSPHPQEATNETQTTQQNQSNITQQAQQSQLSQISQQQPSINQSLLGIPSTSPVKHNGPGRPPKTSGGAGSLKKLKCQCEVCFKEFGHKSNLFIHMRTHNGERPYKCSQCEKCFTHSGNLAIHMRTHSGERPYACQICGKMFSHSGNLSTHLRTHSGVKPYKCSYCAKEFRHSGNLSIHERIHSGIKPFQCKVCGKQFYHSGNLTTHMKKHPGILNANSEQCENSSDIIVSSVRIMNNSNSVKSECNDEASLDDPSVLRSPPS from the exons ATGTTTAGTCCGGTGCAAATAAAGCAGGAATATACAGGAGTGGAGGACGCCAATCAGAGTAGTAATACTGGTATCCCAGGTAATTCTGATTATCCAGTATTTACCAATCAGGATGTGGATTACATGTGTCGTCAGCAATTGCAATTTTGGGGACAAGCCCAATTGCATCAAAATCCAATACCTATAGATTTACCATCAAAGGGTGACTCATTGGCTCGTCAAGATCTATCTCAGATGGGT caATCTATGCCTCAGTTGGCAGTATCTAGCTACCTTCAACAGCACAACATGCCGTTTCAAGTATCACCGCATCCTCAAGAAGCTACTAATGAAACTCAAACAACTCAACAAAATCAATCAAACATTACTCAACAAGCTCAACAGAGTCAACTTTCTCAAATTAGTCAACAGCAGCCAAGTATAAATCAATCGCTGCTGGGAATTCCTTCCACTTCGCCAGTCAAACATAATGGTCCTGGACGGCCACCCAAGACATCAGGAGGAGCtggaagtttgaaaaagttgaaatgtcAATGCGAAGTTTGTTTCAAGGAGTTTGGCCACAAGAGCAATTTGTTCATTCACATGAGGACTCATAATGGCGAAAGGCCATACAAATGCTCTCAATGTGAAAAATGCTTTACTCACAGCGGTAATCTGGCTATTCACATGAGAACACACTCAGGCGAAAGACCATACGCGTGTCAAATATGCGGAAAAATGTTTAGCCATAGCGGTAATCTCTCAACGCACTTACGCACTCATTCCGGAGTTAAACCATACAAGTGCAGCTACTGTGCGAAAGAATTTAGACACAGTGGGAATCTTTCTATACACGAAAGGATACATTCAGGAATAAAACCGTTTCAATGCAAAGTTTGTGGCAAGCAGTTTTATCACAGCGGAAACTTGACCACCCACATGAAGAAACATCCTGGAATATTGAATGCAAACTCCGAACAGTGCGAGAATAGTAGTGATATAATAGTGAGTTCTGTTCGCATCATGAATAACAGCAACTCGGTCAAAAGTGAGTGTAACGATGAAGCTTCGTTGGATGATCCGTCTGTTTTGAGGTCCCCTCCGAGTTAA